A region from the Thermoplasmatales archaeon genome encodes:
- a CDS encoding FmdE, Molybdenum formylmethanofuran dehydrogenase operon — protein sequence MEIETDVKFWADLVSRYVHLPTFRVIDTQSSHGRYSKVPKQITVIDLIKFHGHGCDGLFRGAYALSVGLKALFHQEPIDRTDLRFLSRNSPCLGDVGEYLTGGRIRFNTQDVRDRAGVWYIIQRISNKDAVEVVEEADFFDPEITKHESGLANLRDQELSQAISDLKKMQDSWIIDTLLPSIPEEHYYASRVDFEWKDVPYSHIGNRTDIIFKDVR from the coding sequence ATGGAGATTGAAACTGATGTAAAATTCTGGGCAGATTTGGTATCTAGGTATGTTCATTTGCCAACATTTCGCGTGATAGATACTCAATCAAGCCATGGAAGATATTCCAAAGTACCTAAGCAAATTACAGTTATAGACCTGATAAAATTTCATGGACACGGCTGTGATGGCCTGTTCAGGGGGGCGTACGCTTTATCGGTTGGCCTGAAAGCGCTTTTCCACCAGGAGCCGATAGATAGAACCGATCTCCGGTTTCTGTCAAGGAACAGCCCCTGTCTTGGCGACGTAGGCGAATATCTTACCGGCGGCAGAATAAGGTTCAATACGCAGGATGTCAGAGACCGGGCAGGCGTATGGTATATAATTCAGCGGATCTCAAACAAAGATGCAGTTGAAGTTGTGGAGGAAGCTGATTTCTTTGACCCGGAGATTACAAAGCATGAATCCGGCCTTGCAAACCTGCGTGACCAGGAACTATCTCAGGCAATTTCGGACCTGAAAAAAATGCAGGATTCCTGGATAATCGACACACTCCTGCCGTCAATTCCCGAGGAGCATTATTATGCCAGCAGAGTTGATTTTGAGTGGAAAGATGTTCCATACTCCCACATTGGAAATCGAACAGATATTATATTCAAAGACGTTAGGTGA